In Carnobacteriaceae bacterium zg-84, the genomic window ACAAGCAGCAGATACGGCAAAAGAAGCCATCGATGCGCAACAAATGTTGAGGGAGTCAATACGGCAAAAACAGAGGGTCTACCAAAAGTAAACGCTGAAGTAAATGGCGCAATCAAATCAAACGCTAAACAAGACATTGATACTGCAGCGAGAAAGCCAAAAGAAGCCATCGACAACTCTGACTTACCAGAAGACGTCAAAACAAAAGCAAAAGACGCAGTAGAGAAGCCAAAGAAGCCGCTAACAAGCGATCGATAACGCCACAACGGACGCTGACGTCAACACTGAAAAAGAAGCTGGTAAACAAGCGATAGACTTACCAAAAGCCAAAGAAGATGCGAAAAAAGCCATTGATGACGCCAAAGCCGCTAAAGATACCGCAATCGACGAGAATTCAACAACAAGAATTAACAGAAACAGAAAGAGACGATGCGAAAAAAGCCGCTAAACAAGCAGCAGATACGGCAAAAGAAGCCATCGATGCCGCAACAAATGTTGAGGAGTCAATACGGCAAAAACAGAGGGTCTACCAAAGTAAACGCTGAAGTAATGGCGCAATCAAATCAAACGCTAAACAAGACATTGATACTGCAGCAGAGAAAGCCAAAGAAGCCATCGACAACTCTGACTTACCAGAAGACGTCAAAACAAAAGCAAAAGACGCAGTAGAGAAAGCCAAAGAAGCCGCTAAACAAGCGATCGATAACGCCACAACGGACGCTGACGTCAACACTGAAAAAAGCTGGTAACAAGCGATAGACTTACCAAAAGCCAAAGAAGATGCGAAAAAAGCCATTGATGACGCCAAAGC contains:
- a CDS encoding DUF1542 domain-containing protein — its product is MKSNAKQDIDTAAEKAKEAIDNSDLPEDVKTKAKDAVEKAKEAAKQAIDNATTDADVNTEKSW